The following coding sequences are from one Paracholeplasma morum window:
- a CDS encoding glycoside hydrolase family 88/105 protein yields the protein MKLIDDYIDKLMAGSTPDKPLWNIEAIRHGKTPAWNYVDGCMMTSLLSLYDQTKDEKYYEFVENFVDYYVFEDGSLRGYEQHTYNLDDICESRVLFDLFERTKKEKYSKAIELTYRHVLRQPRTKEGSFWHKLIYPHQVWLDGLFMAQPFYTRYESLRNNQRNYEDILNQFKVARNNLFDENHQLYYHGYDASRTAFWADKTTGLSQNFWLRATGWYVVAITDVIGYLDPSYEPRQSYFFPLLKEAIDGLLSYQDQKSKLFYQVINHPNEPQNYLESSGSSLIAYAILKGVRLGALPKSYIEKGLEIFDGITKTYITNKNGDLNMGGICLVAGLGPDNNLRRDGSIPYYLSEPIVENDAKGVGPYIMAYTEVKKIRE from the coding sequence ATGAAACTAATTGATGATTATATTGATAAATTAATGGCCGGTTCCACCCCAGATAAACCGCTTTGGAACATTGAAGCCATTAGGCATGGTAAAACACCAGCTTGGAACTATGTGGATGGGTGTATGATGACATCACTTCTGTCCTTATATGACCAAACAAAAGATGAAAAATATTATGAGTTTGTCGAGAATTTTGTCGATTACTATGTATTTGAAGATGGCTCATTAAGAGGCTATGAACAACATACCTATAACCTAGACGATATTTGTGAATCTAGAGTTTTATTTGATTTGTTCGAAAGAACCAAAAAAGAAAAATACTCAAAAGCAATTGAACTTACCTATAGACATGTCTTAAGACAACCAAGAACAAAAGAAGGCAGTTTTTGGCATAAATTAATCTACCCACATCAAGTATGGCTAGATGGACTATTTATGGCTCAACCTTTTTATACGCGCTATGAATCTTTACGTAACAATCAAAGAAACTACGAAGATATTTTAAACCAATTTAAGGTCGCAAGAAACAATTTGTTTGATGAAAACCATCAGTTATACTATCATGGTTATGATGCGTCAAGAACTGCATTTTGGGCAGACAAAACTACTGGATTGTCACAAAACTTTTGGTTACGTGCTACTGGTTGGTATGTAGTAGCTATCACCGATGTTATCGGCTATTTGGATCCGTCATATGAACCTAGACAATCCTACTTCTTTCCACTCTTAAAAGAAGCGATTGATGGGCTTTTGTCTTATCAAGACCAAAAATCTAAGCTCTTCTATCAAGTCATTAACCATCCGAATGAACCTCAAAACTATTTAGAATCCTCTGGGTCTTCCTTAATTGCTTATGCCATTTTAAAAGGCGTGAGATTAGGGGCATTACCTAAATCATATATCGAAAAGGGCCTGGAAATATTTGACGGAATTACAAAAACCTATATCACCAATAAAAATGGTGATCTAAACATGGGTGGCATTTGCCTAGTAGCTGGTTTAGGACCAGACAATAATTTAAGAAGAGATGGCAGCATCCCTTATTATTTATCAGAACCTATTGTAGAGAATGATGCAAAAGGCGTTGGCCCTTACATCATGGCATATACCGAAGTCAAAAAAATTAGAGAATAA
- a CDS encoding nicotinate phosphoribosyltransferase, whose amino-acid sequence MLIDFYEITMANSYFAHNKNEEAVFDLFFRSVPDEGGYAIMAGLEQAIQYIQELSFTEKDITYLRSRNLFDEGFLDYLRHFKFTCDVYAVKEGTPIFPNEPVLTVRGPIIECQLIETMLLLTINHQSLIATKTSRIVSAAKGRAVLEFGSRRAQGYDAATFGARAAYIAGAAGSSNTITDRDFSIPALGTMAHSYVQSFDSEYEAFLAYAHTYPNDTVLLVDTYSTLNSGVPNAIKVYQDYLKPNGYPLKGIRIDSGDLAYLSIKAREMLDQAGLTDTKITVSNSLDEYSISNLVEQGAAIDAFGVGERLITSKSDSVFGGVYKLAALNHNGKLIPKMKLSDNVVKTTNPGSKKLYRLFDNESKMAIADVVTLEDEIIDNKKPYLLFDPNFPWKKKMVSNFTAVSLLEPIFIKGKLVYDKPTLKEIKAHYEVQINTLWAEVKRFEKPHPYYVDLSRKLWDLKQDLIEQYSKKQ is encoded by the coding sequence ATGTTAATTGATTTCTATGAGATAACAATGGCAAATAGCTATTTTGCTCATAATAAAAACGAAGAAGCAGTATTTGATTTATTCTTTAGATCGGTTCCAGATGAAGGTGGTTATGCCATTATGGCAGGTCTTGAACAAGCAATCCAGTATATTCAAGAATTGTCATTTACCGAGAAAGACATTACTTATTTAAGATCAAGAAATTTATTTGATGAAGGCTTTTTAGACTACTTGAGACACTTTAAATTTACTTGTGACGTGTATGCAGTTAAAGAAGGGACACCAATTTTTCCTAATGAACCAGTCTTAACTGTAAGAGGGCCAATCATTGAATGCCAATTGATTGAAACCATGTTATTACTAACGATTAACCATCAAAGCTTAATCGCAACCAAAACATCTAGAATTGTATCGGCAGCCAAAGGCAGAGCTGTATTAGAGTTTGGTTCTAGAAGAGCACAGGGCTATGATGCGGCAACCTTTGGTGCCCGTGCCGCTTACATTGCAGGTGCAGCCGGAAGTTCAAATACGATTACGGACAGAGACTTCTCCATCCCTGCATTAGGGACAATGGCGCATTCTTATGTTCAAAGCTTTGATTCTGAATATGAAGCATTCTTAGCCTATGCACATACTTATCCAAATGATACAGTGTTATTAGTGGATACTTACTCGACCCTTAATTCAGGGGTTCCAAATGCCATCAAAGTATATCAAGACTATTTAAAACCAAATGGGTATCCATTAAAAGGCATTCGTATCGACAGTGGAGACCTTGCCTATTTGTCAATTAAAGCTAGAGAAATGCTTGATCAAGCAGGTTTGACAGATACAAAAATCACGGTATCTAACTCACTAGATGAATACTCAATTAGTAATTTAGTTGAACAAGGTGCAGCGATTGATGCTTTTGGTGTAGGTGAACGTTTAATTACTTCTAAAAGTGATTCTGTATTTGGTGGTGTATATAAGCTTGCAGCACTAAACCATAATGGCAAACTCATTCCAAAGATGAAACTTTCAGACAACGTTGTCAAAACGACGAATCCAGGTTCTAAGAAACTATACCGTTTATTTGATAATGAATCGAAAATGGCTATCGCAGACGTGGTTACCTTAGAAGATGAAATCATCGATAATAAGAAACCATACTTACTATTTGATCCAAACTTCCCATGGAAGAAGAAAATGGTCTCAAACTTTACAGCGGTTTCATTACTAGAACCAATCTTTATTAAAGGTAAACTTGTCTATGATAAGCCAACACTAAAAGAGATTAAAGCCCACTATGAAGTCCAAATCAACACATTATGGGCAGAAGTTAAACGTTTTGAAAAACCACATCCATATTATGTGGACCTTTCAAGAAAGCTTTGGGATTTAAAACAAGACTTAATTGAACAGTATTCTAAAAAACAATAG
- a CDS encoding DsbA family oxidoreductase, translating into MHIDIWLDFSCPFCYIGKKRFEDALKKLKKDSHVTISYKSYLLQPYITAEETQSSAEVLARHKDISVEEATSIQNRLAQMAFEDGIKMNFEDLIPTTTLFAHKILKEIHGQDQQTLFINAIYQSHFELGENIGSLEVLIKYGLLAGLTKERIIECYHSVAHNDAIQEDIIEAEKIGVNGVPFFVANHKYGLPGAQPTYVFLEMLEDLYYEERPKNHSKTEYCVGDNCNRK; encoded by the coding sequence ATGCATATCGATATTTGGCTAGACTTCAGCTGTCCTTTTTGTTACATCGGAAAGAAACGCTTTGAAGATGCCCTTAAAAAACTAAAAAAAGATTCTCATGTTACCATTTCTTATAAAAGCTATCTATTACAACCTTATATCACGGCAGAAGAAACTCAATCAAGCGCAGAGGTATTAGCAAGGCACAAAGACATTAGTGTAGAAGAAGCAACTAGTATTCAAAACAGACTGGCACAAATGGCCTTTGAAGATGGGATTAAAATGAATTTTGAAGATTTGATTCCAACAACTACCCTTTTTGCACATAAGATACTAAAAGAAATTCACGGTCAAGATCAACAAACTCTGTTCATTAATGCAATCTATCAATCCCATTTTGAACTTGGTGAGAACATTGGATCCTTAGAAGTATTAATTAAGTACGGTTTATTAGCTGGACTCACTAAGGAAAGAATTATTGAATGCTATCATTCTGTAGCACACAATGATGCAATCCAAGAAGACATCATCGAAGCAGAAAAAATCGGTGTTAATGGCGTTCCTTTCTTTGTAGCAAATCACAAATACGGACTACCTGGAGCGCAACCTACTTATGTATTTTTAGAGATGCTTGAAGACCTATATTATGAGGAAAGACCAAAGAATCACTCCAAGACAGAATATTGTGTTGGTGACAACTGTAATCGCAAATAA
- the cls gene encoding cardiolipin synthase → MEKLIRFLTHRITIVGILILIQLFVFGYLVLSASRYAKPVLYTLEVLSYVVVFFVIISDESPNYKIGWIIPILVAPIFGGFFYILFKQHKLSRKVRSLFIKIDSVRKEILPNQSELLSMSDPLINKQVVHLLNDHWPLYQNTKATFIASGDQKLIHLLDILRKAEHYIFMEYFIVNTGQVWNDIYEVLKEKTKLGVKVVLIYDDFGSSLNLPNRFDRDLRKHNIDVIKFNPMKPRLNLMMNYRDHRKIVVVDGKYGLTGGMNIADEYMNLKERFGHWQDAAILLEGEAVHTLTQIFLQTYRIYQKNVDFSLYQTKHSVLDNGYVIAFADSPLDKNPITKHTYMQMIQFAKKQIIITTPYFIIDQELQTALKLAALSGVRVDIIVPGIPDKKYVAVVSEHYYQLLIGLPNVYIHKYKKGFIHSKILYVDDEVAVIGTTNFDFRSLYLHFENSVWLYKSDALIDMKQYLVESMKASVLLTQSDLNKRGVIYRLYQMVLVAFSHLL, encoded by the coding sequence GTGGAAAAATTAATACGCTTCTTAACACATAGAATAACCATTGTTGGTATTTTAATCCTTATACAACTATTTGTGTTTGGATATTTAGTATTATCCGCATCTAGATATGCAAAACCTGTGCTTTACACGTTAGAAGTTCTAAGTTACGTGGTTGTTTTTTTTGTCATAATCTCAGATGAATCTCCAAATTATAAAATAGGTTGGATCATCCCAATATTGGTTGCGCCAATATTTGGTGGGTTCTTCTACATTCTCTTTAAACAGCATAAACTCTCAAGAAAAGTTCGAAGTCTATTCATTAAGATTGACTCTGTAAGAAAAGAAATACTCCCTAATCAATCTGAACTGTTATCAATGTCAGATCCACTCATCAATAAACAAGTTGTTCATCTTCTAAATGATCACTGGCCTTTATATCAAAATACGAAAGCAACATTTATCGCTTCTGGAGATCAAAAGCTTATTCATTTATTAGACATACTAAGAAAAGCTGAACACTATATTTTTATGGAGTATTTCATTGTCAATACTGGACAAGTATGGAATGACATCTATGAAGTGCTTAAAGAAAAGACGAAACTAGGTGTGAAGGTTGTCTTAATCTATGATGATTTTGGTAGTTCCCTTAATCTTCCCAATCGTTTTGATAGAGACTTGAGAAAGCATAATATAGATGTCATTAAATTCAATCCGATGAAACCTAGACTTAACCTGATGATGAATTACCGTGACCACAGAAAAATAGTCGTGGTTGATGGCAAATATGGGCTTACTGGTGGCATGAACATTGCGGATGAATATATGAATCTAAAAGAACGATTCGGTCATTGGCAAGATGCAGCAATATTGCTCGAAGGTGAAGCAGTTCACACTCTAACTCAAATATTCTTACAAACTTATCGAATATACCAAAAAAATGTGGATTTTAGTCTATATCAAACCAAACATTCTGTTCTTGATAATGGCTATGTAATCGCATTTGCTGATTCTCCTTTAGATAAAAACCCTATTACAAAACATACATACATGCAAATGATTCAGTTTGCCAAAAAGCAAATCATCATCACAACACCCTATTTCATTATTGACCAAGAACTACAGACAGCGCTGAAACTGGCTGCATTATCTGGTGTTAGAGTCGATATAATTGTTCCAGGCATTCCTGATAAAAAGTATGTTGCTGTTGTTTCCGAACACTATTATCAACTGTTAATCGGATTACCAAATGTGTATATCCATAAATATAAAAAAGGATTCATCCATTCCAAAATCTTGTATGTTGATGATGAGGTCGCAGTTATCGGAACGACCAACTTTGACTTTAGAAGCTTATACTTACACTTTGAAAACTCTGTGTGGCTATACAAATCAGATGCACTCATCGATATGAAACAGTACCTTGTTGAGTCCATGAAAGCCTCTGTACTCTTAACCCAAAGTGATTTAAACAAACGAGGCGTAATCTACAGACTATACCAAATGGTTTTAGTTGCCTTCTCTCACTTACTATAA
- a CDS encoding SGNH/GDSL hydrolase family protein, with product MSKIIVIGDSLLKGVIYDEKEKKHMLLKNSGINQLIEHGYTLENYAKFGLTIEKAKRIIEQDTLETNSKIILEIGGNDCDYNWDEVSRNPYGIHQTKTPLDIFEVELSGLIERLITQGITPVLVSIPPLDHNLFYNFISENRDKDSILSFLGTKRKIYEHQKAYNEVILKLANAYQVEVIPLREAVEQQGDVESLYCLDGMHLNEKGQGLIYETFKSHLDKTTNRNF from the coding sequence GTGAGTAAAATTATAGTTATTGGTGATTCATTGTTAAAAGGTGTTATCTATGATGAAAAAGAAAAGAAACACATGTTATTAAAGAACTCTGGAATCAATCAATTGATTGAACATGGATATACACTAGAAAATTATGCCAAGTTTGGATTAACCATTGAAAAAGCAAAACGAATCATTGAACAAGACACGCTTGAAACCAACAGTAAAATCATTCTAGAAATTGGTGGAAATGACTGTGATTACAATTGGGATGAAGTTAGTCGAAATCCATATGGGATTCATCAAACCAAAACACCTCTAGATATCTTTGAAGTAGAACTAAGTGGCCTAATCGAGCGTTTGATAACTCAAGGTATTACGCCTGTATTGGTTAGCATCCCACCATTAGATCATAATTTATTTTATAACTTTATCTCTGAAAATCGTGACAAAGATAGCATTTTGAGTTTTCTCGGGACAAAGAGAAAAATCTATGAACATCAAAAAGCTTATAATGAAGTGATACTTAAACTCGCAAATGCCTATCAGGTTGAGGTTATTCCTCTAAGAGAAGCCGTCGAACAACAAGGCGATGTCGAAAGTTTATATTGCTTAGATGGTATGCATCTAAACGAAAAGGGTCAAGGTTTGATTTATGAAACATTCAAGTCTCATTTAGATAAAACAACCAATCGCAATTTCTAA
- a CDS encoding DUF1836 domain-containing protein has protein sequence MNEIKSLFELLEMFKTPSYDKIPDIELYMDQVLTYIKKQLPPVKPQDKEILTGSMINNYVKDNVIKNPKDKKYDKDAIALLIMVANLKRVLPISDIKQIFQQKDGFTENLYAIYQKQLETVIKDIESAGPWVNHSSELDLTEIALSLAVDASIKSYIAHVIISGTNPEPVKEKKKKEPKDKEKNVHA, from the coding sequence ATGAATGAAATAAAGTCATTATTCGAATTACTCGAAATGTTTAAGACACCTAGCTACGATAAGATACCTGATATTGAGTTGTATATGGATCAAGTGTTGACCTATATCAAAAAACAACTTCCACCAGTTAAACCTCAAGATAAAGAGATTTTGACTGGTTCTATGATTAACAACTATGTTAAAGACAACGTCATTAAAAATCCTAAGGATAAAAAGTATGACAAAGATGCAATAGCTCTTCTAATCATGGTAGCGAACCTAAAGAGGGTTTTACCGATTTCTGATATCAAACAAATCTTCCAACAAAAAGATGGGTTTACAGAAAATCTATATGCAATATACCAAAAACAACTTGAAACTGTCATCAAAGACATTGAGTCTGCTGGACCATGGGTAAACCATAGCTCTGAGCTCGATTTAACAGAGATTGCATTATCACTTGCTGTGGATGCTTCTATCAAGTCGTACATCGCTCATGTGATTATTAGCGGGACAAATCCAGAACCTGTGAAAGAAAAGAAGAAAAAAGAACCTAAAGACAAAGAAAAAAACGTTCATGCCTGA
- a CDS encoding EAL domain-containing protein, with product MNIKALLKLPKTEESFKEIEAFLAETHDLNEILLVESFYADILIEYGNSDTAIQLLTHIMTSLKNRQDDPLYEKALRQTVDAYIEKKDYDNAIEAINQRRKTLPILKHYLYYLDLIKLHKALNMPYFELIDQALEEVLPDEIKSNFLIEKVDKYIGNHEFDLALLSINSLKNTKLDPQTRFRLEKIELDIYVEKADVVMLEKLLEGKTDASFDYYYLKLYVLSDKYRQASLYEVEHEHRFEQLDYETQKKIYELLIDVYKRQNDKLSLENYSKKLKSLKKQEPKIDTPVKPKQIKKEELESEPFKIEIKEKIIEVNKVKQSEAFDYIRSLLNKDIEIYQIKGLREKIRQLLMIAEKKYPFKEAVIYVDPNKLYHYKMGRLYEKPLLKEHFFKSVLHVAFDRQEDIIESRTLVRWPIDVLTGKPYEDHINQLYTYHDSTGSIVFYQTETKNVFIEDDFFNMLSVLVFNVIKKDIVLHSLELEKDLFKAIYQSDLTAYRVVEDDLMRFNKQALILFDFPKYAPISAFNQQLRGEDQIRYKNFLSTLTGKSTINYQYQDKDIEETSTLIIVDNKRIILSKFKDITSQKNYEDNLLKTALIDQKNNVANRFAFEEKLSFFTNQKTTFILTELNGLENIQALYGLSKVDSFFKHFIEAHLNHFKQDVYLIDNNKLLIVLPINDVRAVEKAMRDYGEALIAHSDGINEHFSFNSGVIRYPINTTETKSEKLYSFLGLALERAKRRGQKSFYHYFDFEDYKEEHFELSIIEQMNMGIMNESLEIQFSPIIHLKSNKVFGYSVYPCVPNLMVDSNYYSLIAKKRSIIERFDRYILKTSAKFLQKLEKETGKYIRLSIDIDEETVRSKEFNPFFIGLLKQHDLPYTLYELRIKSDRLSDLDFLRLKELSDLGIHIGVESFNYMIKDIHFVHLTDRFKLDDSKVFDYLFAQKEYAEHHGIGLVFDRLEDKDLHKLKQYSPIYQLDSRKKMNELSMINKIKGVVV from the coding sequence ATGAACATTAAAGCCCTATTGAAACTACCGAAAACTGAAGAGAGTTTTAAAGAAATAGAGGCTTTTCTAGCCGAAACACACGACTTAAATGAGATTCTCTTAGTAGAATCTTTTTATGCTGATATATTGATTGAATATGGCAACTCAGATACTGCTATACAACTATTGACGCATATTATGACATCTTTAAAAAACCGACAAGACGATCCTCTTTATGAAAAAGCACTAAGACAAACCGTCGATGCATATATTGAAAAGAAAGACTATGATAATGCGATTGAAGCCATTAATCAACGCAGAAAGACGTTGCCTATTCTTAAGCACTATTTGTATTATTTAGACTTAATCAAGCTCCATAAAGCACTTAATATGCCTTATTTTGAGTTAATTGATCAAGCACTAGAAGAAGTGTTGCCTGATGAAATTAAATCGAATTTCTTAATTGAAAAAGTCGATAAGTACATAGGCAATCATGAATTTGATTTAGCACTTTTAAGCATTAACTCACTTAAAAATACTAAACTTGACCCACAAACCAGATTTAGACTAGAAAAAATAGAGTTAGACATCTATGTTGAAAAAGCTGATGTCGTAATGCTTGAAAAACTTCTTGAAGGTAAAACGGATGCTAGCTTTGACTACTATTATTTAAAACTCTATGTTCTTTCTGATAAGTATCGTCAGGCTTCTTTGTACGAAGTTGAACATGAGCATCGTTTTGAACAATTAGACTATGAAACACAAAAAAAGATTTATGAATTATTAATCGATGTTTATAAGAGGCAAAATGATAAATTATCCTTAGAAAACTATTCAAAAAAACTGAAGTCTCTTAAAAAACAAGAACCTAAAATCGACACCCCTGTTAAACCTAAACAGATTAAAAAAGAAGAATTAGAATCAGAACCATTTAAAATAGAAATCAAAGAAAAAATCATTGAAGTCAATAAAGTTAAACAGTCTGAAGCATTTGATTACATCCGTTCACTATTAAATAAGGATATCGAAATCTATCAAATAAAAGGGTTAAGAGAGAAAATACGTCAATTATTGATGATTGCTGAAAAGAAATACCCATTTAAAGAAGCTGTAATATACGTTGATCCTAACAAACTATACCATTATAAAATGGGAAGACTATATGAAAAACCCCTGTTAAAAGAACATTTTTTTAAGAGTGTTTTGCATGTAGCCTTTGATAGACAGGAAGACATCATTGAATCACGTACCCTCGTAAGATGGCCAATTGATGTCCTCACTGGAAAACCTTATGAAGATCATATCAATCAACTTTATACTTATCATGATTCAACAGGGTCAATCGTATTTTATCAAACTGAAACAAAGAATGTATTTATTGAAGATGATTTCTTCAACATGCTATCTGTATTGGTATTTAACGTAATCAAAAAAGATATTGTTCTTCATTCTTTAGAACTTGAAAAAGACCTATTTAAAGCCATATATCAAAGTGATTTGACAGCCTATCGCGTAGTCGAAGACGACTTAATGCGATTTAATAAACAAGCACTTATACTATTTGATTTTCCAAAGTATGCGCCAATATCAGCATTTAATCAGCAACTACGAGGCGAAGATCAAATTCGATATAAAAACTTCTTATCCACCCTTACGGGGAAATCGACGATTAACTATCAGTATCAAGATAAGGATATTGAAGAAACATCCACGCTTATCATCGTCGATAATAAACGCATCATCCTAAGCAAGTTTAAAGATATTACCTCACAAAAGAACTACGAAGATAACTTACTAAAAACAGCTTTAATTGACCAAAAGAACAACGTGGCCAATCGATTTGCATTTGAGGAGAAATTGTCTTTTTTTACCAATCAAAAAACAACTTTCATATTAACAGAGTTAAATGGCCTTGAAAACATTCAAGCCCTATATGGATTATCCAAAGTCGATAGTTTCTTTAAACACTTTATTGAAGCACATCTTAACCACTTTAAACAAGATGTTTACCTGATTGATAACAACAAGTTACTAATCGTATTGCCGATTAATGATGTTAGAGCAGTTGAAAAAGCGATGAGGGACTACGGCGAAGCACTTATCGCCCATTCTGATGGCATTAATGAACACTTCAGTTTCAATTCAGGGGTCATTAGGTATCCGATTAATACAACAGAAACCAAATCTGAGAAACTATATAGCTTCTTGGGTCTAGCCCTGGAAAGAGCTAAAAGACGTGGCCAAAAATCGTTCTATCATTATTTTGATTTTGAAGATTACAAAGAAGAACATTTTGAACTCTCGATTATTGAACAAATGAACATGGGCATTATGAATGAGTCCTTAGAAATTCAATTCTCGCCAATTATTCATCTTAAATCCAATAAAGTGTTTGGATACTCAGTTTATCCCTGCGTTCCTAATTTAATGGTGGATTCTAACTATTACAGTCTAATTGCTAAAAAACGCTCAATCATCGAAAGATTTGACCGATATATTTTGAAAACCAGTGCTAAGTTTCTTCAAAAACTCGAAAAAGAAACCGGTAAGTACATTAGGCTCTCAATTGATATTGATGAAGAAACGGTTAGATCCAAAGAGTTTAATCCTTTTTTCATCGGATTGTTGAAACAGCATGATTTGCCTTATACATTATATGAGCTTAGAATTAAATCTGACCGTCTATCTGACCTAGATTTTCTAAGGTTGAAAGAACTGTCTGATTTAGGTATTCATATTGGTGTTGAGTCATTTAATTATATGATTAAAGACATTCACTTTGTGCATTTGACAGACCGTTTTAAACTCGATGACAGCAAAGTCTTTGATTATCTATTTGCTCAAAAAGAATATGCTGAGCATCATGGCATAGGACTGGTTTTCGACAGATTAGAAGATAAGGATTTACATAAGTTGAAGCAGTACTCACCAATCTATCAATTGGATTCAAGAAAGAAGATGAATGAGTTATCTATGATTAATAAAATCAAAGGAGTGGTAGTGTGA
- a CDS encoding choline/ethanolamine kinase family protein, giving the protein METLIIEKASQILNKEVCIVHRLLGGMSNYTYVIEADGAKYTFRLPGEKAENFVDRGIELKNIELVEPLGITNHTVYLDLVSGIKVAQYVEGEILSTLDRHNHLEAVSNTLKVIHRSGLKALNDYDMIGRLKKYEKLNHTHNDNYFVLKDHWLKLYELYKNDPLVLCHGDAQPSNFIITDKRALVVDFEFTGNNDPYYDIACFGNMDFSDAKALLDVYLGRKPTKEEMKKLIFYRMFQTLQWHQVATFKHEIGLSEKLHIPFDVVALKYLEKATQLEKEYHEV; this is encoded by the coding sequence ATGGAAACGTTAATTATTGAAAAAGCAAGTCAAATACTGAACAAAGAAGTGTGTATTGTTCATAGACTTTTAGGTGGGATGAGTAATTATACTTATGTCATCGAGGCAGATGGTGCAAAATACACATTCAGATTACCTGGTGAAAAGGCAGAAAACTTTGTCGATCGTGGTATTGAGCTTAAAAATATCGAACTGGTTGAACCACTGGGGATAACGAATCATACTGTTTATTTAGATTTGGTCTCTGGGATTAAAGTCGCACAGTATGTGGAAGGTGAAATTTTATCGACACTCGATAGACATAATCACTTAGAAGCTGTATCAAACACACTAAAAGTAATTCACAGATCTGGATTAAAAGCGTTGAATGATTACGATATGATTGGCAGACTAAAGAAGTATGAGAAGTTGAATCATACTCATAATGATAACTATTTTGTATTAAAAGACCATTGGTTAAAGTTATATGAACTTTATAAGAATGATCCTTTAGTACTTTGTCACGGAGATGCACAACCATCTAATTTCATTATTACTGACAAACGTGCCCTAGTAGTAGACTTTGAATTCACAGGAAATAACGATCCTTATTATGATATAGCATGTTTTGGAAACATGGATTTTAGTGATGCTAAAGCATTATTGGATGTTTATTTGGGTAGAAAACCAACCAAAGAAGAAATGAAGAAACTGATTTTCTACCGTATGTTTCAAACCTTACAATGGCATCAAGTAGCAACCTTCAAACATGAAATCGGTCTATCTGAAAAATTGCATATTCCGTTTGATGTGGTTGCTTTAAAATACTTAGAAAAAGCTACACAACTGGAAAAAGAATACCACGAGGTATAA
- a CDS encoding metallophosphoesterase family protein, whose translation MKILITSDAHGRFDRLSMIQNLHSDRDLHLDAGDLVITQREYDQLHIEAVSGNADRFLELPIHIVKTIDHKRFLVLHGHTENVKYGLDKLIDLALNLKVDYVIYGHTHVQKITNYKNIILINPGAISNIIPEYAIYEDGQIVLKKGV comes from the coding sequence GTGAAAATCCTAATCACATCTGATGCCCACGGTAGATTTGATCGTTTATCAATGATTCAAAATCTACACTCAGATAGAGACCTTCATCTAGATGCAGGTGATTTAGTGATTACTCAAAGAGAGTACGACCAATTGCATATTGAAGCCGTTAGTGGAAATGCTGATCGGTTTTTAGAATTGCCGATTCACATTGTAAAAACCATTGACCACAAACGCTTTTTGGTACTACATGGACATACTGAAAACGTTAAGTATGGTTTGGATAAATTGATTGATCTCGCTTTAAACCTCAAAGTGGATTACGTCATTTATGGTCACACACATGTTCAAAAAATAACAAATTATAAAAATATCATATTGATTAATCCAGGCGCAATATCCAACATTATTCCTGAATATGCGATTTATGAAGATGGTCAAATTGTTTTAAAAAAAGGAGTATAA